Part of the Benincasa hispida cultivar B227 chromosome 11, ASM972705v1, whole genome shotgun sequence genome, attcctctgaaccctcactgccctctactttctctacgaaacttatgatttttgtgtgatttgaaaatgaaatcccaactccatatttataggcgttcaaatttCTCGTGGAATTGatagcacctacttggctgcatggccaaatgtttaatcctccctttatcaacgtaagctgacttcacctttattcaatgtgttcttcccaaacgcatccaacacaatttcttagggtttaagaatttttctaaatcggacacctagattttaattgacatttgtccttacgtcttcaagctttgtttgtattcaaattagggtttttacatGCATAATCTACCCCAACACGTCCAAATACATTGCCAAGAAGCTTGCTCGGCCATTCAATGCATAGGCAAGGCGTGGCGTGATGTTTGAATcggacaaagcaaggctaacgcataggcgctctcgctctttccgctctcggcagtgtcgctctctccactctcggcaatgtcgctctctcccactttctcgttaatctcgctctctccagcaatctcactagtcttgctctctccaatctcgctctccctctcgctctctccagctttaacttttctctccactctcgctctctctagctttctcgctggtctcgctctctcccatcttctatccaatctcgctctctctcatttcctctccaatctcgctggtctcgatctcaatgatctcgctctcaacgatctcgctcttagtTACTGCGAACGTTGTTCTCTGTATACGTTTGCTCACCACTTTGATGATACTTTTACAtggattttccaaatttttccaaagtaatttcccatattttttgcatttcacataaattccatttttttttcttttcaaatccccatcccttcttcaccatttcatactaactttctcatcaacataCTCAACTTATTTgtacaaatttaaatagagaCACACAATTAAGTAGAAAACTAAgataatttaaataagaaaacacacttaagtgtaaaactgggattcggggttcacaggTACGCTACAACTAATTGAAGCTCACCGAAATGTCAATGTTCGAGAATTGAATGCACAACTTACTCAAGTGTTGAACCGAGTAGAAATGGAGAAGAAGCACGGTGAAGAGTTGAACAAACTGCGAAAGGCAAATCAGGTATTATGGAACCTTCATTTGATAACtactttttgttttatttgtttgttttaaaaataaatcgttttcaaaattcaaaagctTTTAATcctcatttgataactatttgatctttgaaatttgttttcgttttctcctaatttttttataacggtttcattattttcaaagaaTCATTTCACtccttaataaattttaaaaagaaataaatgagaAGTTTTTCAAAACATTAGTAAAAAATAggtaacaaaagaaaaaaaatccaagtataaaagTAAACtttgtaagcttaattttcaaaatcaaatatcaaaagttttttttaaatttttaaatatggtGAAAATGttcttgaaaaagaaatttaagcAAACAagaataatttttgaaaaatcgaAATCCTTATCAAACAAAACAACTCCAACCTCAAAATCTATGCAATGTTCTAACTTATAATATTCCTATTAAATTACTATTGAATTCAGAAgtataagtaaataaattataaacaatcaataagtaaataaattataaacaatcacatatttaatatttggtgGGAGCTTCCCATAGGAGAAATGGAAATGAATCAATTAGAACAACTCAAAGCATCCTTGAATGAGTTAAAGAAGAATGTCACACAACAAGCTGATCAGATTTTGATTCAGACTTCTAATGACAATCTGCCGCCGCAGTTCTTCCCAACTCCAACTCCGACACCGACACCCATAAATTCTAACTAACAAGTTGGCCTTTTCGTCGTCGATCTGAAGAACATCATCTCCCATCTTTCCTACAATAACTATGGTTCCTATAGACCATGTGGTTTCTTTTGAacttaaggaagaagaaattcaatttaGCTTAATTAagctaaattaaaatttacgtGTTCTcagtttacaaagtgttaaactaaaattatatcaAAAGAAATATGATCAATCATAAAATTGAACTTCTTCTCTCATTATTCTGTAAATGTCAAAACAGATTAATAATGTAAAAATGTTTAGATAATGGTTGGCATATTTGTAacatttttgttttctatttttcaagCATTAAGTGAAATGAGATTTCCTAACCCCCAAATCTCAATACATAATGATCCATTGGTCCTTATAACGTCTTAATCTTAATCATTATTAGTAACTCCTAATCATTCAATTAATAAGCGATTTGTTAGAAACAAACTTAAAATTCAACCACTCAACCATTCCTTATTTAACCACAAAATTATAGAAAACTTCatcaattatatatgtataagaaaaattcaatatatttttttctttgcaaTTTTCTATTTCTCACCAATTTGTATGCACTATAAcattaaatttgaagttttttttctctttttaaaaagCATTAATTGTCATTTATATTAAGCAAATTGAGATCATGTATGATATACCGAAACTAGCATTTTATTAACTCTAATCAATTTGTCAAAACTCTTTGACAACCAAATCATTTATTTTGTATAACACACCACCGACCCAAATTTATGTATACATATTCATCCACAACACACTCAACATTGCAAACAAACAACAATTTTCTATTTTACGTTTTCcaccatttttttctctctcttaacTTTCTCTTTAATAATTTTCCAAAGACCAGGAGAAAGAGTTGAGGCAGGCAAAAGGTTGGAGATAGTGAAGATGCCAAATGAGAGCAACCTTCAGCTCACCTTCTAGAAGGAAACACTCTATGGCACCTACAAGATTTCCATCATCATCATGTTGCCCAAGAAGAAGATGACTCGTCACTTGAAAGACGGATGTTaaactgtcacaccccgccccagaccatcttcttagcctagagaaaggcgtgactgcagcagttaccaacccttgagctgacacttactgcctaataactcttgcaaaataactctgataccaattataattcatatgcaacgggacgtctttaggcccacaatttattaacttagaaacataatatgtttagagtcattacaacactagatttataagtcccaaaacccacaaaccctagtccctatatgaacaatggTAACATGTGTCCAATATTAACTGTAACCACTTAGCAAatggttacaagtcttttagtcctttagtggcagagcagatgcagagctatcttcagaggatttgaccgctacctggggggggggggaacaaaaacatttgaacacggggtgagcttatgcccagtgagtgaccgagaaaacatagtaaattcttatgcataatttcagaagatagttttatctgaaatataatttaatgcaacataaacaatttccaagcgtaaaacatataaagttgttttaatcataaaacagtaaaatcatttctcaatccAACGTACCCCACTGTGGGTAAAACAATCctaacaccaactactagttcagagagaacccttttgctcaatctctgactctattcacct contains:
- the LOC120090669 gene encoding agamous-like MADS-box protein AGL62, with the protein product MRKSRERQKVEMVKMPNESNLQVTFSKRRSGLFKKASELCTLCGAEIAIIVFSPGKKVFSFGHPCVEALIERFVTRNPPPSFGTLQLIEAHRNVNVRELNAQLTQVLNRVEMEKKHGEELNKLRKANQVLFWWELPIGEMEMNQLEQLKASLNELKKNVTQQADQILIQTSNDNLPPQFFPTPTPTPTPINSN